The DNA region CCGGGCCATGCCATCGTCGCGCTCGGCGATGTAGCGATCGAAGAAATAGTCGAGAACGCCCGTGTCGGCGGCGCGGAAATGGCCGAAACGCCAATCGAGCTGGCGCTTGGCGTCCACCGCCGGCTGTCGCTCGCGAAAGAGCGCATAGAGGACGCTCATCAGTCCGACGCGGTCAGCCCCCGATTTGCAGTGCAGAAGGATCGGGTATTCGACTTCCTCGAGCAGCGTGCGGGCTTCGAGGATCACCGACTTTTCGGGCGCGGCGCGCGATTTCAGCTGGAAATCGACGAGGCGGATACCGTGACGCTCGCAGGCCGCGCGCTCGAGGCGATAGCTGCCGCAGTCACGTTCGCCGCGCAGGTTGACGATGGTGCGCACGCCGAGCCGCGCGAGGTGAGCGATCTGATGGGGCGCGGGCTGGCTGGAGCGCCATGCCACCGCACCGAGCCGGTGGCGGTTCGGATAGATCACCCGGAAGATGCCATGATCGACGAGCAGCATGTCGAGGTAGTCGTAGATCGGGCCGAACAGCCGCACCGCCCAGGCCGGCGAGCGGCGGGCGATTTCCTGGCGCGTGCCGGCCATCGACCGATAGAGCTGGCGGCGCTGGCGTTTTGCGATCTTCATGGGTCGATTCGCCCGTGCCGGCGGTGGCCGCAAGGGCGCGGCGCGATCTCCCCGGGATCGTCCACCGGCATGCGAATCTGGAATTGGTTCCAATAGATCAACGTGTTGCTCGCTTGCCGGGGCATCACCACGCCATCGCGATCACGCCTTCCAGCGTGCGATTGGCTTATCGGAGATATCCGCTATAGAAACGTACATCAATGGGGCGGTCAGTGGCGGCGCGCCAACGCGGCGCCCGGGGGGCCCGATCACATTGGAACCGGGGCAGATGCCGCAAGTCGAGCCGCATGCCGCCGCCTCGTCCGAACGCGTAGAGGCCAGTTCGTTCAGGCGGCGGCTCTATGGCTCGATCGGGATGCTGCTGGCGCAATATGCGCGGCTCGTCCACGCCAGCACCCGCCTCGTCGCCGAGCCGGCGGAATTCGAACGGTCGTACACCACCCATTTCCCCTTCGTCGCCGCCATGTGGCATGGCCAGAACCTCATGCTGCCCTACGTCAACCAGCGGGGCATGCCGGTCGACATCATCGTGGCGCGGCATGCCGATGCCGAGATCAGCGGGGCAGCGCTCGAGAGGTTCGGCTTTCGCTTGCTGCGTGGGGCGGGCGCGCGCGCTGGAAAGCGCGACAAGGGGGGGACGGAGGCGCTGCGTGCGGCGGTCCGTTCGATCCGTGCGGGGCGCACGGTCGGCTTGTCCGCAGAGGTGCCACCCGGGCCGGCGCGTCGGGCAACGCTCGGCACGGTGATGCTCGCCAAGCTTTCGGGGGCGCCGATCCGCCCGATCGCGGCGGCGACGACGCACTACGTTGCCTTCAACACCTGGAGCCGCATGACGATCAACTTGCCGTTCGGCCGGCTGGCACTCGTGATGGGCGAGCCGATCCGCGTTGCCCGGGAGGCCGACGATGCGGAACTCGAGCGCAAGCGGTCCGAACTGCAGCAGGCGTTGGATCGCGTGACCATGCGCGCCTACGAGCTGGCCGGGGCACGAATCGAGGGTTCGTTGCCGGCCCATCTCGCGCCGGTGCCGTCGCCGGGGCTTCTGCTCAGTTCCTACCGGCGGGCGGCGGGGCTCCTTGCACCGCTCGCACCATGGCTGCTCAAAGGGCGCCTCGCACGCGGCAAGGAGGACAGCGCGCGGATCGGCGAGCGATACGGTATCGCCTCGCGCGACCGGCCCGACGGGGAACTCGTCTGGGTGCATGCCGCGAGCGTCGGGGAGATGAATGCCGTGCTGCCGGTGATGGCCGAGCTCGGGGCGCGGCGGCGGGATCTGCGTTTCCTGCTGACGACGGGGACCGTGACGTCGGCGGCGATCGCGGCGGAGCGGTTGCGGGCGGGTGACATCCACCAATATGTACCGCTCGATGCGCCGGTCTATTGTAGACGGTTCCTCGAGCATTGGCGTCCCTCACTCGCCATTCTCACCGAATCGGACGTCTGGCCGAACATGGTGCTCGAAGTCGCCCGTCGCGGCATCCCGATCGCCGTGGTCAATGGGCGTATCTCGGCCAAGTCTTTTGCATCGTGGGTGCGCCGCAGCCGCAGCTCGCGGGCGATTTTCGGTCATATCCAGCTCGCGGTCACTCAGAACGATCGGATGGCGATGCGCTACCTGCGGCTCGGCGCACGCGATGCGGTGGCGGTCGGCAACGTCAAGGTCGATGCGCCGGCGCCCCCGGTCGATCGACGTGCGCTCGAGGAACTCCGGGGGGCGATCGGCGATCGGCCGGTGCTGGTCGCGGCCTCCACCCACCCGGGCGAGGAGACGCTCGTTGCGAGCGCGCACAAGCTGGCGGCAGAGCGGCTGCCCGGGCTGCTCACCATCATCGTGCCGCGCCATCCCGAGCGGGGTGGAGCGGTCGTGCGGGAGATCGCGGACCTCGGGTTGAAGGTCGCGCGGCGCTCGCATGGTGAGCTCCCCACGGGGCAAGAGGATATTTATGTGGCGGATACGCTGGGCGAACTCGGCACATTCTACGCGCTCGCGCCGGTCGCATTTCTCGGCGGCTCGCTCGTCGAGCATGGGGGGCAAAACCCGATCGAGGCGATCCGCCACGGCGCCGGAGTGCTGGTCGGTCCTCACCGGATGAATTTCCGCGACATCTACAAGTCCCTTCTCACGGGCGGTGGCGCGCACGAGGTTACAACACCGGAGGCACTGGCGCGGGAGGCGGCCGGTCTGCTCGGCGACAAGGCCGCGCTCGAAGCGCTCGGCGCGCGCGGGCAACTGGCGCTCGCCGAGCTCGAAGGGGCGCTCGAGAGAACCGTGACACTGCTCGGCGAGCGTTTTTCGCTCTTTGCCGGCGAGGAGGAGGGTGCGCGTGCGTCTTAAATCTCCGTCTTGGTGGTA from Hyphomicrobiales bacterium includes:
- a CDS encoding DUF374 domain-containing protein, yielding MGRFARAGGGRKGAARSPRDRPPACESGIGSNRSTCCSLAGASPRHRDHAFQRAIGLSEISAIETYINGAVSGGAPTRRPGGPITLEPGQMPQVEPHAAASSERVEASSFRRRLYGSIGMLLAQYARLVHASTRLVAEPAEFERSYTTHFPFVAAMWHGQNLMLPYVNQRGMPVDIIVARHADAEISGAALERFGFRLLRGAGARAGKRDKGGTEALRAAVRSIRAGRTVGLSAEVPPGPARRATLGTVMLAKLSGAPIRPIAAATTHYVAFNTWSRMTINLPFGRLALVMGEPIRVAREADDAELERKRSELQQALDRVTMRAYELAGARIEGSLPAHLAPVPSPGLLLSSYRRAAGLLAPLAPWLLKGRLARGKEDSARIGERYGIASRDRPDGELVWVHAASVGEMNAVLPVMAELGARRRDLRFLLTTGTVTSAAIAAERLRAGDIHQYVPLDAPVYCRRFLEHWRPSLAILTESDVWPNMVLEVARRGIPIAVVNGRISAKSFASWVRRSRSSRAIFGHIQLAVTQNDRMAMRYLRLGARDAVAVGNVKVDAPAPPVDRRALEELRGAIGDRPVLVAASTHPGEETLVASAHKLAAERLPGLLTIIVPRHPERGGAVVREIADLGLKVARRSHGELPTGQEDIYVADTLGELGTFYALAPVAFLGGSLVEHGGQNPIEAIRHGAGVLVGPHRMNFRDIYKSLLTGGGAHEVTTPEALAREAAGLLGDKAALEALGARGQLALAELEGALERTVTLLGERFSLFAGEEEGARAS
- a CDS encoding protein tyrosine phosphatase is translated as MAGTRQEIARRSPAWAVRLFGPIYDYLDMLLVDHGIFRVIYPNRHRLGAVAWRSSQPAPHQIAHLARLGVRTIVNLRGERDCGSYRLERAACERHGIRLVDFQLKSRAAPEKSVILEARTLLEEVEYPILLHCKSGADRVGLMSVLYALFRERQPAVDAKRQLDWRFGHFRAADTGVLDYFFDRYIAERDDGMARTEGEVAAFLDWLENRYDPATVRAGFASRSWSNFVVNRILRRE